In Pedobacter sp. WC2423, the following are encoded in one genomic region:
- a CDS encoding type 1 glutamine amidotransferase → MTEQLKEIKVAVIDMNNGFPNQGLRGILSIVSTYKEEHALNLSIQVFDLRVKNEIPGTEFDIYISSGGPGSPYEGEGQAWENSFFNLLDALEAYNQAHEDKKYAFLICHSFQMACRKYGLGLVTERKSNAFGIFPVTLTAQGENDIIYAGLTNPFFAIDSRDWQVVDAEDETFHATGAEVLALEKERPHVDLERCIMSIRFSKEFVGTQFHPEADPDGMRLYLLEEEKKKNIIAAHGEEKYLDMLESLDNPDRILLTQKTILPNFLTEAIQSLKEA, encoded by the coding sequence ATGACAGAACAGCTAAAAGAAATAAAAGTTGCGGTAATAGACATGAATAACGGATTCCCCAACCAGGGTTTGAGAGGTATTCTGAGTATTGTATCCACTTATAAAGAAGAACATGCCCTGAATTTATCCATTCAGGTATTTGATCTGAGGGTAAAAAATGAGATCCCGGGAACAGAATTTGATATTTATATTTCAAGTGGTGGCCCCGGCAGTCCTTATGAAGGAGAAGGCCAGGCGTGGGAAAACTCGTTTTTCAATTTACTGGATGCTCTGGAAGCCTATAATCAGGCACACGAAGATAAAAAATATGCTTTCTTAATTTGTCATTCTTTCCAGATGGCCTGCCGCAAATATGGCTTAGGCCTGGTTACAGAACGAAAGTCTAATGCTTTTGGAATTTTCCCGGTCACGCTCACAGCACAGGGAGAAAATGATATTATCTATGCGGGACTGACTAATCCATTTTTCGCAATTGATAGCAGAGACTGGCAGGTCGTAGATGCAGAAGATGAAACTTTCCATGCAACCGGAGCAGAAGTTCTGGCCCTGGAAAAAGAACGTCCCCATGTTGATCTGGAACGCTGTATCATGTCTATTCGTTTCTCTAAAGAATTTGTAGGTACACAATTTCATCCTGAAGCAGACCCGGATGGAATGAGGTTATATCTGCTCGAAGAAGAAAAGAAAAAAAACATTATTGCTGCCCATGGAGAAGAAAAATACCTGGATATGCTGGAAAGTCTCGACAATCCGGACAGGATTCTGCTGACTCAAAAAACTATATTACCCAATTTTTTAACCGAAGCTATTCAATCTCTTAAAGAAGCCTGA
- a CDS encoding FeoB-associated Cys-rich membrane protein has translation MDIQAILVGLLFVAALFYIGRIIYRAVSPKSGGCGSNCKCGVDFSTIETKNK, from the coding sequence ATGGATATTCAAGCTATTTTAGTAGGACTTTTATTTGTTGCAGCACTATTTTATATAGGCCGCATCATTTATCGCGCTGTATCCCCAAAAAGTGGCGGATGCGGATCTAATTGCAAATGTGGTGTAGATTTCTCTACTATTGAAACTAAGAATAAATAG
- a CDS encoding Crp/Fnr family transcriptional regulator produces the protein MFQQLKDYLQKRITVTDEQFELISRDIKVKVIEKNQLLVAPGEINSKGYFVTEGLLRCYSIDSKAKVNIIQFAPENWWMSERNSLFNEPSDFYIDAVERTTVLQIPKNYFDDAAKNIPCFADLNYTMLNNSIRFMQKRINMLLSATAEERYLDFIKLYPNLTLRVPQWMIASYLGITPESLSRVRKDLAHKHFKV, from the coding sequence ATGTTCCAACAGCTTAAAGATTACCTGCAAAAAAGAATTACAGTAACTGACGAGCAGTTTGAACTGATTTCAAGAGATATTAAGGTCAAGGTTATTGAAAAAAATCAATTGCTGGTTGCACCTGGTGAAATCAATTCCAAGGGCTATTTTGTGACTGAAGGGCTGTTACGCTGCTATTCTATTGATAGTAAAGCAAAGGTCAATATTATTCAGTTTGCTCCTGAAAACTGGTGGATGTCTGAAAGAAACAGCCTTTTCAATGAACCTTCCGATTTCTATATTGATGCTGTAGAACGCACAACAGTATTACAAATCCCTAAAAACTACTTCGATGATGCTGCAAAAAACATCCCTTGTTTTGCTGATCTTAATTATACCATGCTAAACAATTCGATCCGCTTTATGCAAAAAAGGATCAATATGTTATTAAGTGCAACTGCTGAAGAAAGATACCTTGATTTTATCAAACTATATCCTAATCTGACACTCCGTGTACCCCAATGGATGATTGCCTCCTATCTGGGTATTACACCAGAATCTTTAAGCAGAGTACGTAAAGACCTCGCACACAAACATTTCAAAGTTTAA
- a CDS encoding YceI family protein has translation MATTKWVLDPTHSELQFKVKHLMISTVTGSFNEFSAELDTDNDDFEHSAVSFKAGVDSIDTGNKDRDGHLIGGDFFNAADFPVVSFVSTSFTKDGDDYQLKGDLTIKDVTKPVTLDVEFGGTAQDPWGNTKAGFTIKGKINRTDFGLTYNAALETGGVMLGEEVKILGELQFAKQA, from the coding sequence ATGGCAACTACTAAATGGGTACTAGATCCAACACACAGTGAACTTCAATTCAAAGTAAAACATTTGATGATCTCTACCGTTACCGGTAGCTTCAATGAATTTTCTGCAGAATTAGATACAGACAATGATGATTTCGAACATTCAGCTGTTTCTTTCAAAGCAGGTGTAGATTCTATCGATACAGGTAATAAAGACAGAGATGGTCATTTAATAGGTGGTGATTTCTTTAATGCTGCTGATTTTCCGGTTGTTTCTTTTGTTTCGACTTCATTCACTAAAGATGGTGACGATTATCAATTGAAAGGTGACCTGACTATCAAAGATGTAACTAAACCAGTTACCCTGGATGTTGAATTTGGCGGAACTGCACAAGACCCATGGGGAAATACTAAAGCTGGTTTTACTATCAAAGGAAAAATTAATAGAACTGATTTCGGTCTGACTTATAATGCAGCATTAGAAACTGGCGGTGTAATGCTAGGTGAAGAAGTTAAAATTTTAGGTGAATTGCAATTCGCAAAACAAGCGTAA
- a CDS encoding pirin family protein: METTIKSVSAVLAAPAPHMVGDGFKVSNFFPGGYKIKMSPFYMLDFNDKIDLPPTHQLRGVGVHPHRGFETVTIAYHGAIAHHDSAGNSGIIYPGDVQWMTAASGILHKEYHEKEFSKKGGPFQMVQLWVNLPAKDKMSKPKYQAIQNDTIGSYVLPLNAGTVEVIAGQYMDVKGAATTFSPMSVYNVRLNADGDATFSFPADFNTGILIVEGNLVVNGEQATGNEFVYFKNDGEEIKVKAAQDSIILVLSGEPIHEPIAQYGPFLMNNQAEIKLAISDYNEGKFGYLED, from the coding sequence ATGGAAACCACTATAAAATCTGTTTCGGCTGTTTTAGCCGCACCAGCACCACATATGGTCGGTGATGGATTTAAAGTGAGCAACTTTTTTCCGGGAGGCTATAAAATTAAAATGAGCCCTTTCTATATGCTCGATTTTAATGATAAAATAGATCTTCCTCCTACTCATCAATTACGCGGCGTTGGCGTTCATCCGCATCGTGGTTTTGAAACGGTGACCATTGCTTATCATGGTGCTATTGCGCATCATGACAGTGCCGGAAACAGTGGGATTATTTATCCTGGTGATGTGCAGTGGATGACAGCAGCAAGCGGTATCCTCCATAAAGAATATCATGAAAAGGAATTCAGTAAAAAAGGCGGACCTTTTCAAATGGTTCAGCTATGGGTAAATCTGCCGGCTAAAGATAAAATGAGTAAACCTAAGTATCAGGCGATTCAAAATGATACAATCGGCAGCTATGTTTTACCATTAAATGCAGGTACAGTAGAAGTTATTGCAGGCCAGTATATGGATGTTAAAGGGGCAGCAACTACCTTCAGCCCGATGAGCGTATATAATGTGCGTTTAAATGCTGATGGAGACGCCACCTTTAGCTTTCCAGCTGATTTTAATACAGGAATATTGATTGTAGAGGGAAACCTGGTGGTCAATGGGGAGCAAGCAACCGGAAATGAGTTCGTATACTTTAAGAATGACGGGGAGGAAATTAAGGTTAAGGCGGCACAAGACAGTATTATCCTGGTATTGAGTGGTGAACCTATTCACGAACCAATTGCCCAGTACGGACCATTCTTAATGAACAACCAGGCAGAAATAAAACTGGCAATAAGCGATTATAATGAAGGTAAGTTTGGTTACTTAGAAGATTAA
- the ispF gene encoding 2-C-methyl-D-erythritol 2,4-cyclodiphosphate synthase has protein sequence MKIKVGFGFDVHQLKGGHPFVVGGVNLEHHQGAFGHSDADVLLHAICDALLGAANLRDIGFHFKNTDPRWKGISSIILLQETVKLLTEKGWSIGNIDAMLCLEAPKINPHIPQMQQNIAEATGMSTEDISIKATTNETMGFIGREEGVVAYAVCLIEK, from the coding sequence ATGAAGATTAAAGTAGGATTTGGATTCGACGTACACCAGTTAAAAGGTGGTCATCCATTTGTGGTTGGAGGAGTAAATCTTGAGCACCATCAGGGGGCATTTGGACATTCAGATGCCGATGTTTTATTACATGCAATTTGTGATGCTTTGTTAGGAGCTGCGAATCTTCGCGATATCGGCTTCCATTTTAAAAATACAGATCCAAGGTGGAAAGGGATCAGCAGTATTATCCTTTTACAGGAAACAGTGAAATTGCTGACAGAGAAAGGCTGGAGCATTGGAAATATCGATGCGATGCTTTGTCTGGAAGCACCGAAAATAAATCCGCATATTCCACAGATGCAGCAAAATATTGCAGAGGCTACAGGCATGTCAACAGAAGATATTTCGATTAAAGCGACCACCAATGAAACGATGGGTTTTATTGGCCGGGAAGAAGGGGTGGTTGCTTATGCAGTCTGCCTGATTGAAAAATAA
- the porV gene encoding type IX secretion system outer membrane channel protein PorV, with product MRIIKLKCSSRFLLICFFFAVETFSLQAQTPETQSNGSRFNSLKTAVPFLLITPDARAGGMGEAGVAISPDANSGSNNPSKLAFLEEKYGFSASYSPWLRSIVSDINLGYLSGFYKLDDRTTLAASMRYFSLGKIQLTDANQQELGTSNPGELAIDATFARRFGDSFSLGTSVRYIYSNLAAGNFGVGQQSKAGKSLAVDVSAYFRKPTYMLGHDAIVSAGANISNIGTKMSYVDGGQSAFLPTNLKIGGAATLILDDYNEITLALDFNKLLVPTQPVYNQDGSIQSGRDPDRSVPSGIFGSFTDAPGGFNEEIKEINIASGLEYWYNKKFALRTGYFYESPQKGDRRYFTLGTGFKYESFNFDVSYLAASAGKSPLANTLRFTLLFNLGDTSK from the coding sequence ATGAGGATAATAAAACTGAAGTGCTCTTCAAGATTTCTATTGATTTGCTTCTTTTTTGCTGTGGAAACTTTCTCTCTGCAGGCACAGACACCAGAAACCCAAAGTAACGGCAGCAGGTTTAACAGTTTGAAAACGGCAGTTCCATTTTTACTGATCACGCCTGATGCAAGAGCCGGGGGGATGGGAGAGGCCGGTGTGGCGATCTCACCAGATGCAAATTCTGGTAGTAATAACCCTTCCAAGCTTGCTTTTCTGGAGGAGAAATACGGGTTTTCGGCTTCTTACAGCCCATGGTTGAGAAGTATTGTTTCTGATATTAATTTAGGCTATCTGAGTGGGTTTTATAAACTGGATGACAGAACAACTTTAGCTGCTTCAATGCGTTACTTTTCCCTGGGTAAAATACAGCTGACTGATGCGAATCAGCAAGAGCTGGGTACTTCAAATCCAGGTGAGTTAGCTATTGATGCAACTTTTGCGCGTCGTTTTGGAGATTCATTCTCTTTGGGAACCTCTGTCAGATATATTTATTCAAACCTGGCTGCCGGGAATTTTGGCGTTGGACAGCAATCAAAAGCGGGTAAATCTCTTGCGGTGGATGTTTCTGCTTATTTCAGGAAGCCAACTTATATGCTTGGACATGATGCAATTGTGTCTGCTGGAGCAAATATTTCAAATATTGGTACAAAAATGAGTTATGTAGATGGTGGCCAGAGTGCTTTTTTACCGACAAACCTGAAAATCGGGGGAGCTGCGACGCTCATTCTGGATGATTATAATGAAATAACGCTTGCACTGGATTTCAATAAACTTTTAGTACCTACCCAGCCGGTTTATAACCAGGATGGAAGTATACAGTCTGGCCGGGATCCTGACCGTTCAGTTCCTTCCGGTATATTTGGTTCATTCACTGATGCACCAGGAGGTTTTAACGAAGAAATAAAGGAGATCAATATCGCTTCAGGGCTGGAATACTGGTACAATAAGAAATTTGCGCTCAGAACCGGGTATTTTTATGAAAGTCCTCAAAAAGGGGACAGAAGATATTTTACTTTAGGTACAGGCTTTAAATATGAAAGTTTTAATTTCGATGTATCTTACCTGGCTGCAAGTGCAGGAAAAAGTCCATTGGCGAATACTTTAAGGTTTACCTTATTGTTTAATTTGGGGGATACCAGTAAATAA
- a CDS encoding SUMF1/EgtB/PvdO family nonheme iron enzyme, whose protein sequence is MEKTYLYSFAFLLSVSSIISCTSKKNATSEKTGLAYNRPENGGFQVNNKFKRGPGPGLVEIEGGVFVMSGSATNVPGQELKDYNHKRETTVSSFYMDETEVSNTNWLEYLNWIRKVDPTNYEYYYNELPDTLVWRRPLSYNEPYVDNYLRHPAYQDYPVVGVSWEQAQRYCEWRTDIVNESLLREQNYMTSYKDLNGTGKNGKKTNAAATAAKPTGPFNTDIYLNGQYDDKGTKAMKDFSPAATAANANAKGQKGGATRNVRLEDGIIKQPYRLPTEAEWEYAALGLIGNTNYENISSNKIYPWDGLGISSAKNKTRGLILANFKRTKGDYMGVGGTLNDKGSITVPVRSYVPNDFGLYNMAGNVNEWVADVYRSNTFADADALNPYRGNYYQDKKVADPLTGRLEKDAYNRPIKTAAVSGKKQTWAEKQAATAKADTVQNSYADKRGFRDEESKLYGEITLVNNKSRVYKGGSWDDQALWLNPATRRFLPQDESTADIGFRCAMTMLGASEIRSVGKPQFKPKQQKPFNAKKK, encoded by the coding sequence ATGGAAAAAACATACCTATATTCATTTGCTTTTTTATTGTCTGTTTCCTCAATAATTTCGTGCACATCGAAAAAAAATGCAACCTCCGAAAAGACAGGATTAGCATACAATAGACCAGAAAACGGAGGGTTTCAGGTAAATAACAAATTCAAACGAGGACCTGGTCCTGGACTTGTTGAAATTGAAGGTGGCGTATTTGTAATGAGCGGAAGCGCGACCAATGTTCCGGGACAGGAGCTTAAAGATTATAACCACAAAAGAGAAACGACTGTATCTTCCTTTTATATGGATGAGACTGAAGTTTCCAATACCAACTGGTTAGAATACCTGAACTGGATCAGAAAAGTTGATCCGACTAACTACGAATATTATTACAATGAGTTACCTGATACGCTGGTTTGGCGCAGACCTCTTTCTTATAATGAACCTTACGTTGACAATTATCTCAGACATCCTGCTTATCAGGATTATCCTGTAGTAGGTGTGAGCTGGGAACAGGCGCAGAGATATTGTGAATGGAGAACAGATATCGTCAATGAATCTCTTTTAAGAGAGCAAAACTATATGACCAGTTACAAGGACCTGAACGGTACCGGTAAAAATGGTAAAAAAACAAATGCGGCAGCTACTGCGGCTAAACCAACCGGTCCTTTCAATACGGACATTTATTTAAATGGCCAGTATGACGATAAAGGAACCAAAGCCATGAAAGATTTCAGCCCTGCGGCTACTGCTGCCAATGCAAATGCCAAGGGACAAAAGGGTGGTGCAACAAGAAATGTAAGGTTAGAAGATGGTATTATCAAACAACCTTACCGGTTACCTACAGAAGCTGAATGGGAATATGCAGCTTTAGGTTTAATCGGAAATACGAATTACGAGAATATCTCCAGCAATAAGATTTATCCCTGGGATGGTCTGGGTATCAGTTCTGCGAAAAACAAGACCCGCGGTTTAATCCTTGCCAACTTTAAAAGAACTAAAGGTGACTATATGGGAGTTGGCGGTACACTGAATGATAAAGGAAGTATAACCGTTCCGGTTCGTTCTTATGTACCAAATGATTTCGGTTTATACAATATGGCTGGAAATGTGAACGAGTGGGTAGCCGATGTTTACCGCTCTAATACCTTTGCAGATGCAGATGCTTTAAACCCATACAGGGGAAATTACTACCAGGACAAAAAAGTTGCTGATCCGCTAACCGGAAGATTAGAGAAAGATGCTTACAACAGACCAATTAAGACTGCTGCGGTATCTGGTAAAAAACAAACCTGGGCAGAAAAACAAGCTGCAACTGCTAAAGCTGACACTGTGCAAAATTCATATGCAGACAAAAGAGGTTTCCGTGATGAGGAAAGCAAACTATATGGTGAGATTACCCTGGTAAACAATAAATCAAGAGTTTACAAAGGTGGCTCATGGGATGACCAGGCATTATGGTTAAACCCTGCAACCAGACGATTCTTACCACAAGATGAATCTACTGCTGATATTGGTTTCCGCTGTGCGATGACCATGCTGGGTGCTTCTGAGATCCGTTCTGTCGGAAAACCTCAGTTTAAGCCTAAACAGCAAAAGCCTTTCAATGCGAAAAAGAAATAA
- a CDS encoding biotin/lipoyl-containing protein has translation MYKIKVNDTYDFDLSAVNDTLQLNGEAIPVDVRELQDGHLHFIYKNKSYNAEVVSENHEDKTSVVKINGKLYEVGIEDQFDSLLKAMGMAAGSGKVAKEVKAPMPGLVLNISVVEGQEIQKGDSLLVLEAMKMENMLKSVTEGVIKKIYVSKGDKVEKNQVLIEFV, from the coding sequence ATGTATAAGATAAAAGTAAATGATACTTATGATTTCGATTTATCGGCTGTAAATGATACTTTACAATTGAATGGTGAAGCAATTCCGGTCGATGTAAGGGAGCTTCAGGATGGACACCTGCATTTCATCTATAAAAATAAATCGTACAATGCTGAAGTGGTTTCTGAGAACCATGAAGATAAAACTTCAGTTGTTAAAATAAACGGGAAACTATATGAGGTCGGTATCGAAGATCAGTTTGACAGTTTACTGAAGGCAATGGGAATGGCTGCCGGAAGTGGGAAAGTAGCCAAAGAAGTTAAAGCACCCATGCCGGGTTTAGTGTTAAATATCAGTGTGGTTGAAGGGCAGGAGATCCAGAAAGGTGACAGTCTGCTGGTACTGGAGGCTATGAAAATGGAGAATATGCTGAAATCAGTGACTGAAGGAGTAATCAAAAAGATCTATGTCAGCAAAGGTGATAAAGTAGAAAAGAACCAGGTTTTGATAGAATTTGTATAA
- a CDS encoding DUF4159 domain-containing protein: MKFKLLIFFPLMVLLTSGFYTPAYQLARLKYSGGGDWYGNRTALVNLAAFCNQNLHTNFAPEEAIAEAGSPEIFNYPFIYMTGHGNVVFSAQEAQNIRRYLIGGGFLHIDDNYGLDKYVRVQMKKVFPELSFIELPANHPIYSEKFKFPNGLPKIHEHDGKRAQGFALLWEGRIVCYYTYECDLGNGWEDFGTYPGDTVEKRNNALKMGANLVSYVLTH; this comes from the coding sequence ATGAAATTTAAACTCCTGATCTTTTTCCCTTTAATGGTTTTACTGACAAGCGGTTTTTATACGCCTGCTTATCAGCTGGCGAGACTTAAATATAGCGGTGGAGGAGACTGGTATGGCAACAGAACTGCTTTAGTTAACCTGGCTGCCTTTTGTAATCAGAACCTGCATACTAATTTTGCTCCCGAAGAAGCAATTGCAGAAGCGGGCAGTCCTGAAATCTTTAATTATCCTTTTATTTATATGACCGGGCACGGAAACGTAGTGTTCAGCGCACAGGAGGCTCAGAATATCCGCCGTTATTTAATAGGAGGAGGATTTTTGCATATAGATGATAACTATGGGCTGGATAAATATGTAAGGGTACAGATGAAAAAAGTATTTCCCGAGTTATCATTTATCGAATTGCCTGCTAATCACCCGATTTATAGTGAAAAATTTAAATTTCCGAATGGTCTGCCCAAGATCCATGAGCATGATGGAAAGCGCGCGCAGGGCTTTGCGCTGTTGTGGGAGGGTAGAATAGTTTGTTATTATACCTATGAGTGTGATTTAGGGAATGGCTGGGAGGACTTTGGGACTTATCCGGGAGATACAGTGGAAAAAAGAAATAATGCGCTTAAAATGGGCGCAAATTTAGTCAGTTATGTTTTAACACATTAA
- a CDS encoding 16S rRNA (uracil(1498)-N(3))-methyltransferase, with translation MHVFYTPDITADSYILNEEESRHCMKVLRLVIGDVVHLIDGRGGLYEAEIIAESKRNVTLHVLMTTREYQKRNHGLHIAVAPTKNIDRLEWFLEKATEIGIDMITPLICERSERKIVKEERLNKVITSAVKQSLQAYHPVLNDAVGFKEFISKHTADYKMIAHCADGEPRGFISQVSKPGQHYLILIGPEGDFTPNEIQLALQNDFKPLTLGNTRLRTETAALAACFEVNYLNR, from the coding sequence ATGCATGTTTTTTATACGCCGGATATTACCGCTGATTCCTATATTTTAAATGAGGAAGAAAGCAGGCATTGTATGAAAGTATTGCGTCTGGTGATTGGTGATGTTGTACACCTGATTGATGGCAGAGGCGGGCTCTATGAAGCAGAAATCATCGCTGAATCTAAAAGAAATGTAACCCTGCATGTGCTGATGACCACCAGGGAATATCAAAAGAGAAACCACGGGCTTCATATTGCAGTGGCTCCTACAAAAAATATAGACAGGCTGGAATGGTTTCTGGAGAAAGCAACGGAAATTGGAATTGATATGATTACCCCGCTGATCTGTGAACGTTCGGAACGTAAAATTGTCAAAGAAGAACGCTTGAATAAAGTGATCACTTCGGCAGTTAAACAATCTTTACAGGCTTATCATCCGGTATTAAATGATGCGGTTGGCTTCAAAGAGTTTATCAGTAAACATACTGCTGATTATAAAATGATTGCACATTGTGCAGACGGAGAACCACGCGGCTTTATCAGCCAGGTTTCCAAACCGGGGCAGCATTACCTGATCCTGATCGGGCCGGAAGGAGATTTCACACCAAATGAAATTCAACTGGCTTTGCAAAATGACTTTAAACCATTAACTTTAGGTAATACGCGTCTCAGGACAGAAACTGCCGCTTTGGCTGCATGTTTTGAGGTGAATTACTTAAATAGATGA
- a CDS encoding hemolysin family protein — MGFQIFLTFFLVVLNGFFVAAEFAIVKVRASQIEIKAKSGNRVANIAKYITQHLDGYLAATQLGITLASLGLGWVGESVMEHLLHNLLTSLNQSPAFIDSFSKTASPIIAFSFITIMHIVFGELAPKSIAIQRPVATTLFISVPLQVFYVVFRPFIWLLNGFANIILKIFGISTVGGHEAVHSTEELYYLLDQGRESGALDNNEHELIRNVFDFNERVVKNIMVPRTKISGIELSTPKEEVITLIIAEGYSRMPVYDDIIDKIIGIIHAKDVLPLLAGNKEWSLKDIIRKPYFVPETKKINDLLSELQQKRIQIAIVIDEFGGTAGMVTLEDIVEEIVGEIQDEYDEEKPTVEKISDTEFVINAYATVYDVNEHLPHDLPEDLDFDTVGGLVSHAFGKIPDVGDSEECYGYLFTILKKTEQNIETIKLELVISNNDLVDNH; from the coding sequence ATGGGCTTTCAAATATTCTTAACCTTTTTCTTGGTCGTCTTAAACGGCTTTTTCGTTGCAGCTGAGTTTGCAATCGTTAAAGTCAGAGCGTCGCAAATAGAAATTAAGGCTAAATCTGGTAATAGAGTAGCTAATATTGCTAAATATATTACACAACATCTTGATGGATACCTGGCTGCAACGCAGCTGGGTATTACATTGGCATCACTGGGATTAGGCTGGGTTGGAGAATCAGTAATGGAACATCTGTTACACAATCTATTAACTTCATTAAACCAGTCCCCTGCATTCATCGATTCCTTCTCGAAAACTGCTTCTCCAATTATTGCATTCAGTTTTATTACGATTATGCACATTGTATTCGGAGAGCTTGCACCAAAATCAATTGCTATTCAGCGCCCCGTAGCGACTACGCTTTTTATCTCTGTTCCGTTACAGGTATTCTATGTAGTTTTCAGACCGTTTATCTGGTTACTGAATGGGTTTGCGAATATTATCCTGAAAATTTTTGGTATTTCTACAGTTGGCGGTCACGAGGCGGTACACAGTACAGAAGAACTATATTACCTGTTAGATCAGGGAAGAGAGAGTGGTGCGCTGGATAACAACGAGCATGAACTCATCCGTAACGTTTTTGATTTCAATGAACGTGTGGTTAAAAATATTATGGTACCCAGAACCAAGATTTCGGGTATCGAACTGTCTACGCCAAAAGAAGAAGTAATTACATTAATTATTGCTGAAGGATACTCCAGGATGCCGGTATACGATGATATTATTGATAAGATCATTGGCATTATACACGCTAAGGATGTTTTGCCTTTACTGGCAGGAAATAAAGAGTGGTCATTAAAAGATATTATCAGAAAACCTTATTTCGTTCCGGAAACGAAAAAGATCAATGATCTGTTAAGTGAGCTTCAGCAGAAACGCATTCAGATTGCTATTGTCATCGATGAATTTGGTGGTACAGCGGGTATGGTAACGCTGGAAGATATTGTTGAAGAAATTGTAGGTGAGATTCAGGATGAATATGATGAAGAAAAACCTACTGTAGAAAAGATTTCTGATACAGAGTTCGTGATCAATGCTTATGCAACTGTTTACGATGTGAATGAGCATCTTCCACATGATCTTCCTGAAGATCTGGATTTTGATACTGTTGGTGGTCTGGTGTCCCATGCTTTTGGAAAGATCCCTGATGTAGGTGATAGTGAAGAATGTTATGGCTATTTATTTACCATCCTTAAAAAGACAGAGCAGAACATTGAAACGATCAAGCTTGAATTGGTGATCAGTAACAATGATCTGGTAGATAATCACTAA
- a CDS encoding inorganic diphosphatase, with the protein MQIDTKHPWHSVSPGANLPESVNAIIEIPKGSKAKYEIDKDSHLIKLDRVLFSSVMYPANYGFIPQTYCDDNDPLDILVLCSVDVYPLSIVEAKVIGVMHMVDNGEQDDKIIAVAKNDMSVNYINDISELPPHQMKEIVRFFQDYKALEEKNVTIEKLMGVTYAYKVIEESIELYNSTFRNNS; encoded by the coding sequence ATGCAAATAGACACAAAACATCCCTGGCACAGTGTTTCTCCAGGTGCTAATTTACCAGAATCTGTAAATGCTATTATTGAAATTCCTAAAGGATCAAAGGCTAAATACGAAATAGATAAAGACTCTCATTTGATTAAATTGGATCGTGTCCTGTTTTCTTCTGTCATGTATCCTGCAAACTATGGTTTCATTCCTCAAACTTACTGTGATGACAATGATCCATTAGATATTCTTGTTTTGTGTTCTGTGGATGTTTATCCTTTATCTATTGTTGAGGCAAAAGTTATTGGTGTAATGCACATGGTTGATAATGGTGAGCAGGATGATAAAATCATCGCTGTTGCAAAAAATGATATGTCAGTGAACTATATCAATGATATTTCTGAATTGCCACCACACCAGATGAAAGAAATCGTAAGATTTTTCCAGGATTATAAAGCTTTAGAAGAAAAGAACGTGACTATCGAAAAGTTGATGGGCGTTACTTATGCTTATAAGGTTATTGAAGAAAGTATAGAACTTTATAATAGTACATTTAGAAACAACTCTTAA